Proteins found in one Seonamhaeicola sp. S2-3 genomic segment:
- a CDS encoding DUF3360 family protein, whose protein sequence is MKTYKELHKPASEFETRSDYLDYELQIMKPKRYKLNLPGRDFRFEFEDLVPALAGTLGIVAMYSSVMMAWANGLTEAWDHITLGKEFAIEVSRVEMIIPAFLFVILASGFINPRANLAGNHGPMIPLIASIALAGAHPLALAILIGVLGLLLSIFKGGSRLVNLTSKGVAGGLLIFLGFTGALSQIKTIQSWGMGLESSTVQAGSMGFLGLIILAVTVILYSYLARIDKRWLAIPACAIAALLIALIGGASFDLQFTTQMGLPNLNPVHWWGSTEEGWMLGLPNMQHFIASLPFAILAVAMWSPDFLGHRIFQEMNYPKKTEKVLMDVDDTMTMCSFRQMVGTAVGGGNITSSWGTYMIPAAIAKRPIPGGAILLGLMVMAVAILGTPMDIAVWPPVRCIALLVGVFLPMIEAGVQMVKRSACAQAAGICVFTAMVTNPVLAWALAMFLDNNGLIGDKDRAKSLSLIDKLVIPLSILIICVSAILTVGMLKGDYGIHPFI, encoded by the coding sequence ATGAAAACTTATAAAGAACTACATAAACCAGCATCAGAATTTGAGACTAGGTCAGATTATTTAGATTATGAGTTACAAATAATGAAACCTAAGCGGTATAAATTAAATCTTCCAGGAAGAGATTTTAGGTTTGAATTTGAAGATTTAGTACCAGCCTTAGCAGGTACTCTAGGTATTGTTGCTATGTATTCATCGGTAATGATGGCATGGGCAAATGGCCTAACAGAAGCATGGGATCATATTACACTAGGAAAAGAATTTGCAATAGAAGTGTCACGGGTAGAAATGATAATTCCTGCATTTTTGTTTGTTATTTTAGCCTCAGGTTTTATTAACCCTAGAGCAAATTTGGCAGGTAACCATGGACCTATGATTCCACTTATCGCAAGTATTGCTCTTGCTGGAGCACATCCATTGGCTTTAGCTATTTTAATAGGTGTTTTAGGACTTTTGCTAAGTATATTTAAAGGTGGTTCTCGTCTTGTAAATCTAACCAGTAAAGGTGTAGCCGGAGGATTGTTAATATTTCTTGGGTTTACAGGTGCGTTAAGCCAAATTAAAACCATACAATCATGGGGTATGGGGTTAGAATCCTCAACCGTTCAAGCAGGGTCTATGGGATTTCTAGGGTTAATAATTTTAGCTGTAACCGTAATTTTGTATAGTTATTTAGCCAGAATAGATAAACGTTGGTTAGCAATACCCGCTTGTGCTATTGCGGCATTACTAATAGCACTAATTGGAGGCGCAAGTTTTGATCTTCAATTTACAACCCAAATGGGCTTACCAAATCTTAATCCCGTACATTGGTGGGGTAGTACAGAAGAAGGTTGGATGTTAGGTTTACCTAATATGCAGCATTTTATAGCGTCTTTACCTTTTGCCATTTTAGCTGTTGCTATGTGGTCTCCAGATTTTTTAGGTCACAGAATATTTCAAGAAATGAATTATCCAAAGAAAACAGAAAAAGTTTTAATGGATGTAGATGATACTATGACTATGTGCTCTTTCAGGCAAATGGTAGGTACAGCAGTAGGAGGCGGTAATATTACTTCATCTTGGGGAACTTATATGATACCCGCAGCTATTGCCAAAAGGCCAATTCCTGGGGGCGCTATTCTTTTAGGGTTAATGGTTATGGCTGTTGCTATTTTGGGAACGCCAATGGATATTGCTGTTTGGCCACCTGTAAGATGTATAGCATTGCTTGTTGGGGTGTTTTTACCAATGATTGAAGCAGGAGTACAAATGGTTAAAAGAAGTGCTTGTGCACAAGCAGCAGGAATTTGTGTGTTTACCGCCATGGTAACAAATCCTGTTTTAGCATGGGCATTAGCTATGTTTTTAGATAATAACGGGTTAATAGGTGATAAAGATAGAGCTAAGAGTTTATCGTTAATTGATAAACTTGTTATTCCACTAAGTATTTTAATTATTTGCGTTTCTGCAATACTAACGGTAGGAATGCTTAAAGGAGACTATGGAATTCATCCTTTTATTTAG
- a CDS encoding MarR family winged helix-turn-helix transcriptional regulator, with product MKDQTIDYVLRTTWLAVQKMYNEEAAKFDSTMATGFTLLSIDPENGTPSTALGPKMGMEATSLSRILKTMEKRGLIERHPNPNDGRGVIIHLTDFGKEKRDYSKERVLTFNDTIRKHIPEEKINHFYEVAEIITELVCNKKIYTKK from the coding sequence ATGAAGGATCAAACAATTGATTATGTGCTAAGAACCACATGGCTTGCGGTTCAAAAAATGTACAATGAAGAGGCTGCTAAGTTTGATAGTACAATGGCTACCGGTTTTACACTTTTAAGTATAGACCCTGAAAATGGAACTCCATCAACAGCCTTAGGTCCTAAAATGGGAATGGAAGCTACAAGCTTATCAAGAATCTTAAAAACTATGGAAAAAAGAGGTTTAATAGAAAGGCATCCAAATCCTAATGATGGTAGAGGCGTTATTATTCATTTAACTGATTTTGGAAAAGAAAAAAGAGACTATTCTAAAGAAAGAGTACTAACATTTAATGACACCATTAGAAAACACATTCCTGAAGAAAAAATAAACCATTTCTATGAGGTTGCAGAAATTATTACAGAATTAGTATGTAACAAAAAAATTTACACAAAAAAGTAA
- a CDS encoding 3-hydroxyacyl-CoA dehydrogenase/enoyl-CoA hydratase family protein has product MSKRIIKKVAVIGSGIMGSGIACHFANIGLEVLLLDIVPRELNDAEKAKGLTLEDKQVRNRLVNDSLKKALKSKPAPIYHQKFASRITTGNLEDDIAKIKDVDWIIEVVVERLDIKKQVFENLEKYRTPGTLITSNTSGIPIKFMSEGRSEDFQKHFCGTHFFNPARYLKLFEIIPGPNTSQEVLEFLNNYGEQYLGKTSVVAKDTPAFIGNRIGIFGIQSLFHQVKELGLTIEEVDKLTGPVIGRPKSATFRTVDVVGLDTLVHVANGIYDNCPNDEAHALFKLPDFINTMMENKWLGSKTGQGFYKKIKGENGKSEILSLDLNTLEYRSKKRAKFSTLELTKSIEKVIDRFKILVSGKDKAGEFYRKNFAAMFAYVSNRIPEISNELYKIDDAMKAGFGWEHGPFQIWDAIGVEKGIEIMKAEGFQPANWVNNMLAAGSTSFYSVKNGATYFYDISSKTHTKKPGQDAFIILDNIRKSNEVFKNSGVVIEDLGDGILNCEFQSKMNTIGGDVLAGLNKAIDLAEKDFEGLVIGNQAANFSVGANIGMIFMMAVEQEYEELNAAIKYFQDTMMRMRYSSIPTVAAPHGMTLGGGCELSLHADKVVAAAETYIGLVEFGVGVIPGGGGSKEMALRASDSFRKGDVELNVLQEYFLTIGMAKVSTSAYEAFDLGLLQKGKDVVIVNKDRQIATAKVHAKLLADAGYSQPIKRKDVKVLGKQALGMFLVGTDAMEASNYISEHDQKIANKLAYVMAGGDLSEPTLVTEQYLLDLEREAFLSLCTERKTLERIQHMLKTGKPLRN; this is encoded by the coding sequence ATGAGTAAACGAATTATTAAAAAAGTTGCAGTCATTGGCTCTGGAATTATGGGCAGCGGTATTGCATGCCATTTTGCCAATATTGGTTTAGAAGTTTTGCTTCTAGATATTGTACCAAGAGAACTAAATGATGCAGAAAAAGCTAAAGGTCTAACTTTAGAAGACAAACAGGTAAGAAATCGATTAGTTAATGATTCTCTAAAAAAAGCCTTAAAATCAAAACCCGCACCTATTTATCATCAAAAATTTGCTAGCAGAATTACAACAGGTAATTTAGAAGATGATATAGCAAAAATTAAAGATGTAGATTGGATTATTGAGGTTGTTGTTGAAAGATTAGACATTAAAAAACAGGTTTTTGAAAACCTAGAAAAATACCGTACCCCAGGCACCTTAATAACATCAAACACTTCTGGTATTCCAATAAAATTTATGAGCGAAGGCAGAAGCGAAGATTTCCAAAAGCATTTCTGCGGCACACACTTTTTTAATCCAGCCAGATATTTAAAACTTTTTGAAATTATTCCTGGTCCAAACACCTCTCAAGAAGTTTTAGAATTTTTAAATAATTATGGTGAACAGTATTTAGGAAAAACATCGGTTGTAGCCAAAGACACCCCTGCTTTTATAGGTAACCGTATTGGTATTTTCGGTATTCAATCCTTATTCCACCAAGTTAAAGAATTAGGACTAACTATTGAAGAGGTTGATAAACTTACTGGTCCCGTAATTGGCAGACCTAAATCGGCCACTTTTAGAACCGTTGATGTTGTTGGCTTAGATACGCTTGTACATGTAGCAAACGGCATTTATGATAACTGCCCTAATGATGAAGCTCATGCGTTGTTTAAACTACCAGATTTCATAAACACCATGATGGAAAACAAATGGTTAGGTAGTAAAACAGGTCAAGGATTCTACAAAAAAATTAAAGGAGAAAATGGTAAAAGCGAAATTTTATCATTAGACCTAAATACTTTAGAATATCGTTCTAAAAAAAGAGCAAAATTTTCAACATTAGAACTTACGAAATCGATTGAGAAAGTAATTGATAGATTTAAAATATTAGTCTCTGGTAAAGATAAAGCTGGTGAATTTTACCGAAAAAACTTCGCGGCTATGTTTGCCTATGTTTCTAACAGAATACCAGAAATATCAAATGAACTCTACAAAATTGATGATGCTATGAAAGCTGGTTTTGGATGGGAACATGGCCCGTTCCAAATCTGGGATGCTATTGGTGTTGAAAAAGGTATTGAAATTATGAAAGCCGAAGGTTTCCAACCTGCTAATTGGGTAAACAATATGCTTGCAGCTGGTAGTACTTCATTCTACTCTGTAAAAAATGGTGCTACATATTTTTACGATATTTCTAGTAAAACGCATACTAAAAAACCAGGACAAGACGCCTTTATTATTTTAGATAACATTAGAAAAAGTAATGAAGTATTTAAAAACTCTGGAGTTGTTATTGAAGATTTAGGCGATGGTATTTTAAACTGCGAATTTCAAAGCAAAATGAATACCATTGGTGGCGATGTTTTAGCAGGGTTAAATAAAGCTATTGATTTAGCCGAAAAAGATTTTGAAGGATTAGTTATTGGCAATCAAGCCGCTAATTTTTCAGTTGGTGCCAATATTGGTATGATTTTCATGATGGCTGTAGAACAAGAATATGAAGAATTAAACGCGGCCATTAAATATTTCCAAGACACCATGATGCGTATGCGCTACTCTTCTATTCCAACAGTTGCTGCTCCACACGGTATGACACTTGGTGGTGGTTGTGAATTATCACTTCATGCTGACAAAGTTGTGGCTGCCGCCGAAACCTATATTGGTTTAGTTGAATTTGGAGTTGGCGTCATCCCTGGTGGTGGCGGCTCTAAAGAAATGGCGCTTAGAGCATCAGATTCCTTTAGAAAAGGTGATGTTGAGTTAAATGTACTACAAGAGTATTTCTTAACTATTGGAATGGCAAAAGTATCAACCTCTGCATATGAAGCCTTTGATTTAGGTTTACTTCAAAAAGGGAAAGACGTTGTAATTGTTAATAAAGACCGCCAAATTGCAACTGCTAAAGTACATGCTAAATTATTAGCTGATGCTGGTTATTCGCAACCCATAAAACGTAAAGATGTAAAAGTACTTGGTAAACAAGCCTTGGGTATGTTTTTGGTAGGAACAGATGCAATGGAAGCTTCAAATTACATTAGTGAACACGACCAAAAAATAGCTAATAAACTAGCTTATGTAATGGCTGGTGGTGATTTATCTGAACCAACATTAGTTACAGAACAATACTTACTAGATCTAGAAAGAGAAGCCTTCTTAAGTTTATGTACAGAGCGTAAAACACTTGAACGTATTCAACATATGCTTAAAACAGGAAAACCACTACGTAATTAG
- a CDS encoding long-chain fatty acid--CoA ligase codes for MRKISRIFDFPYYQLEKFNLKKAFTSKYNGEWISISTQEYINQSNKVSRGLLRLGIKPNDKIAVISSNNRTEWNVLDTAILQIGAQNVPIYPTISKEEYEYVLNHSESIYCFVSDDSVLEKLNQIKGNTKLKEVYTFDEVKGEKNWKKILELGEDESNQNKVEERKNNVKPEDLATLIYTSGTTGTPKGVMLSHKNLVSNVIDSSPRVPMEHGKSKSLSFLPVCHVFERMILYLYMYCGIEVYFAESIETISEDLKEIKPHVMTAVPRLYEKVYDRIIAKGAELNGIKKMLFFWAVNLGLKYEPYGKNGWWYEFKLKIARKLIFSKWKEGLGGNLNTLVSGSAALQPRLIRIFSAAEMPILEGYGLTETSPVISVNCPFDMGIKIGTVGRIINNVDVKIAEDGEILVKGPNVMMGYYKDPERTAKVMTGDYFHTGDIGEVSDDNFLKITDRKKDMFKTSGGKYVIPALLENEFKQSRFIEQIMVIGEGEKMPAALIQINFEFVKEWARRHDLVFKDNEAIIKSEKLHERIQAEIDEANTNFGRWEQIKKFEITPDVWTIDDGHLTPTMKIKRKVIKEKYKDLIEKIYRNQ; via the coding sequence ATGAGAAAGATTAGTAGGATTTTTGATTTCCCTTATTACCAACTAGAGAAATTCAATTTAAAAAAAGCATTTACATCAAAATATAATGGAGAGTGGATTAGTATTTCTACTCAAGAGTATATTAATCAATCTAATAAAGTAAGTAGAGGTTTATTAAGGCTAGGTATAAAACCCAATGATAAAATAGCCGTAATTTCGTCTAATAACCGTACAGAATGGAATGTATTAGACACTGCAATTTTACAAATTGGTGCCCAAAATGTACCCATTTACCCAACCATTTCTAAAGAAGAATATGAGTATGTTTTAAATCATTCTGAGTCTATATATTGTTTTGTTTCAGATGATTCTGTTTTAGAAAAACTTAACCAAATAAAAGGAAACACCAAGCTTAAAGAGGTCTATACTTTTGATGAAGTTAAAGGAGAAAAAAACTGGAAAAAAATATTAGAGTTAGGTGAAGACGAATCTAACCAAAACAAAGTAGAAGAACGAAAAAACAATGTGAAACCAGAAGATTTAGCTACTCTTATCTATACCTCTGGTACAACAGGAACACCAAAAGGCGTTATGCTTTCTCACAAAAACTTAGTCTCTAATGTTATTGATAGTTCGCCACGAGTTCCTATGGAACACGGCAAATCAAAATCTTTAAGTTTTTTACCCGTTTGCCATGTATTTGAACGTATGATTCTTTATTTATACATGTATTGCGGTATTGAAGTTTATTTTGCAGAAAGTATTGAAACTATAAGTGAAGACCTTAAAGAAATTAAACCTCATGTAATGACTGCTGTTCCTAGACTTTATGAAAAGGTTTACGACAGAATTATAGCCAAAGGCGCAGAACTTAACGGTATTAAAAAAATGCTGTTCTTTTGGGCTGTAAACTTAGGTTTAAAATACGAACCTTATGGAAAAAACGGTTGGTGGTATGAATTTAAATTAAAAATTGCCAGAAAACTTATTTTTAGTAAATGGAAAGAAGGTTTAGGCGGCAACTTAAACACATTAGTTTCTGGTAGTGCTGCCTTACAACCAAGACTTATTAGAATATTTTCTGCTGCCGAAATGCCAATTTTAGAAGGTTACGGACTAACAGAAACATCGCCTGTAATTTCTGTTAATTGCCCATTTGATATGGGAATAAAAATAGGAACCGTAGGTAGAATTATAAACAACGTTGATGTTAAAATAGCTGAAGATGGCGAAATTTTGGTAAAAGGCCCCAATGTAATGATGGGCTATTATAAAGACCCTGAAAGAACTGCTAAAGTAATGACAGGAGACTATTTTCATACAGGAGACATTGGCGAAGTAAGTGATGATAATTTCTTAAAAATTACAGATCGTAAAAAAGATATGTTTAAAACCTCTGGCGGTAAATACGTTATACCAGCACTTTTAGAAAATGAGTTTAAACAATCGCGCTTTATAGAACAAATAATGGTTATTGGCGAAGGCGAAAAAATGCCTGCAGCGTTAATACAAATTAATTTTGAGTTTGTTAAAGAATGGGCAAGAAGACATGATTTGGTTTTTAAAGACAATGAAGCAATAATTAAAAGCGAAAAACTTCATGAACGTATACAAGCAGAAATAGACGAAGCCAATACCAACTTTGGAAGATGGGAACAAATCAAAAAATTTGAAATTACACCTGATGTTTGGACTATTGATGATGGTCATCTTACCCCTACCATGAAAATAAAACGAAAGGTCATTAAAGAAAAATACAAAGACCTAATTGAAAAAATTTACAGAAACCAATAA
- the pflA gene encoding pyruvate formate-lyase-activating protein produces the protein MVVFLQGCKLKCLYCHNPDTINTHGGEEYPIESLVKRAVNMKSYFGKFGGVTVSGGEPLLQSKELVHFFQRLKEEGIHTNIDTNGRVLNHFTTELLDNYADLVMLDIKHMHEDGYQMLTGKKNKETTFNFAKHREASGKPMWLRYVLIPGITNTPDLLHEMGNYFKDYKTIEKIEIQPYHKLGVHKWEALGWEYQLKDARENTQEEIDEAVAILERYFKEVKVN, from the coding sequence ATGGTGGTGTTTTTACAGGGGTGCAAACTAAAATGTTTGTATTGTCATAACCCCGATACAATAAACACGCACGGTGGTGAAGAGTATCCTATTGAAAGCTTGGTAAAAAGGGCTGTTAATATGAAATCTTATTTTGGTAAGTTTGGAGGTGTTACTGTTTCTGGAGGAGAACCCTTGTTACAATCAAAAGAATTAGTTCATTTTTTTCAAAGACTAAAAGAAGAAGGTATCCATACTAACATTGATACTAACGGAAGAGTGCTAAATCATTTTACAACAGAACTGCTAGATAATTACGCAGATTTGGTAATGCTTGATATAAAGCACATGCATGAAGATGGCTACCAAATGCTTACTGGTAAGAAAAATAAAGAAACCACATTCAATTTTGCTAAACACAGGGAAGCCTCTGGTAAACCTATGTGGTTGCGTTATGTATTAATTCCTGGAATTACAAACACACCAGATTTATTACATGAAATGGGTAATTATTTTAAAGATTACAAAACCATTGAAAAAATTGAAATTCAGCCTTATCATAAACTAGGAGTTCATAAATGGGAAGCTTTAGGTTGGGAATACCAATTAAAAGATGCTAGAGAAAATACCCAAGAAGAAATTGATGAAGCTGTAGCAATTTTAGAACGTTATTTCAAAGAAGTAAAAGTAAACTAA
- the pflB gene encoding formate C-acetyltransferase, with amino-acid sequence MEVKEFKKGIWTERVDVRNFVYNNITPYYGNDEFLVGPSEKTKKLWNVCVEAMKEERQNNGVRSVDTETISGINNFEAGYIDKENEVIVGLQTDELLKRAMKPFGGFKVVQKALSERGLLPSNTVTELFSKYVKSHNDGVFSAYNEEIRRFRSLGLLTGLPDNYARGRIIGDYRRIALYGINKLIEAKKQDHKNITGPMTDAVIRLREEVSEQIKALYDMIEMGKKYNLDLSRPAENAQEAVQWTYMGYLAAVKEQDGAAMSLGNVSSFLDIYIENDLQKGLITEVEAQEYIDQFVMKLRMVRHLRMSAYDEIFAGDPTWVTEAIGGMFADGRTKVTKTSFRFLNTLYNLGPSPEPNITILWSTSLPQNFKNYCSKVAIDTSSIQFENDDMMRETRGSDDYGIACCVSYQAVGKQIQFFGARTNLAKTLLLAINGGRCENTGTQMVEGIETLEDEYLDFDKVMANFKKAMKEVARVYNDSMNIIHYMHDKYYYEKAQMALIDTNPDINIAYGVAGLSIVADSLSAIKYAKVKPIRNEEGLTVDFKIEGDFPKYGNDDDRVDVFARDAVKDFNNELKALPVYKNAEPTMSVLTITSNVVYGKKTGATPDGRAKGVPFAPGANPMHGRDTHGAIASLNSVAKIDYQDSKDGISNTFSIVPKSLGSTEEDRIVNLAATLDGYFSRNAQHLNVNVLNKETLLDAMENPEEYPQLTIRVSGYAVNFIRLTKEQQMEVITRSFHDSM; translated from the coding sequence ATGGAAGTAAAAGAGTTTAAAAAAGGCATCTGGACAGAAAGGGTTGATGTTAGAAATTTCGTATATAATAATATAACACCATATTACGGAAATGATGAGTTTTTAGTAGGACCAAGCGAAAAAACTAAAAAACTATGGAATGTTTGTGTTGAGGCTATGAAAGAAGAGCGTCAAAACAATGGTGTGCGTTCTGTAGATACAGAAACTATTTCTGGTATAAATAACTTTGAAGCGGGATATATTGACAAAGAAAATGAAGTAATAGTAGGCTTACAAACAGATGAATTACTAAAACGTGCTATGAAACCTTTTGGAGGTTTTAAAGTAGTACAAAAAGCGTTAAGTGAGCGAGGGTTGCTGCCTAGTAATACGGTTACAGAGTTGTTTTCTAAATATGTGAAATCTCATAATGATGGTGTGTTTTCTGCTTATAACGAAGAAATTAGAAGATTCCGTTCTCTAGGACTTTTAACAGGCTTGCCAGATAATTATGCTCGTGGTAGAATTATTGGTGATTACCGTCGTATAGCTTTATATGGAATAAATAAATTAATTGAAGCTAAAAAACAAGACCATAAAAATATAACTGGCCCAATGACTGATGCTGTTATTCGCCTACGCGAAGAAGTATCAGAGCAAATTAAAGCGTTATATGATATGATAGAAATGGGTAAAAAGTACAACCTAGATTTATCTCGTCCTGCAGAAAACGCTCAAGAGGCAGTACAATGGACCTACATGGGGTATTTAGCAGCAGTAAAAGAGCAAGATGGTGCAGCAATGTCTTTAGGTAATGTATCTTCTTTCTTAGATATTTATATTGAAAACGATTTACAAAAAGGCTTGATTACCGAAGTTGAAGCACAAGAATATATAGACCAATTTGTAATGAAATTACGAATGGTACGTCACTTAAGAATGAGTGCTTATGATGAAATTTTTGCAGGAGACCCAACTTGGGTTACAGAAGCCATTGGTGGTATGTTTGCAGACGGAAGAACTAAAGTTACCAAAACATCATTCCGTTTCTTAAACACATTATATAACTTAGGGCCATCACCAGAGCCAAATATTACAATTCTTTGGTCAACTAGCTTGCCTCAAAACTTTAAAAACTATTGTTCTAAAGTAGCAATTGATACCTCTTCAATTCAATTTGAAAATGATGATATGATGCGTGAAACAAGAGGGTCTGATGATTATGGTATTGCATGTTGTGTGTCTTACCAAGCGGTAGGTAAACAAATTCAATTCTTTGGAGCAAGAACCAATTTAGCTAAAACTTTATTATTAGCTATTAACGGTGGTCGTTGTGAAAATACCGGAACTCAAATGGTTGAAGGTATTGAAACATTAGAAGATGAATATTTAGATTTTGATAAAGTAATGGCTAACTTTAAGAAAGCCATGAAAGAAGTAGCACGTGTATATAATGATTCCATGAACATTATTCACTATATGCATGACAAGTATTACTATGAAAAAGCACAAATGGCATTAATTGATACTAATCCAGATATAAACATAGCTTACGGTGTAGCTGGTTTATCAATTGTAGCAGATTCACTTTCGGCAATCAAATATGCCAAAGTTAAACCAATAAGAAATGAAGAAGGTTTAACGGTAGATTTTAAAATTGAAGGAGATTTCCCTAAATATGGAAATGATGATGATAGAGTAGATGTATTTGCAAGAGATGCTGTTAAAGATTTTAATAATGAATTAAAAGCCTTACCAGTATATAAAAATGCAGAACCAACAATGTCTGTGCTTACTATTACTTCAAACGTAGTTTACGGTAAAAAAACAGGCGCTACTCCAGATGGTAGAGCTAAAGGAGTACCTTTTGCTCCAGGAGCAAACCCCATGCACGGGCGAGATACTCATGGTGCTATAGCTTCTTTAAACTCTGTAGCTAAAATAGACTACCAAGATTCTAAAGATGGTATTTCTAATACATTTTCAATTGTACCTAAATCTTTAGGTTCAACCGAAGAAGATAGAATAGTAAACTTAGCTGCTACTTTAGATGGCTATTTCTCTAGAAATGCACAGCATTTAAATGTAAATGTTTTAAACAAAGAAACATTATTAGATGCCATGGAAAATCCAGAAGAATACCCACAGTTAACTATTAGGGTTTCTGGATATGCTGTTAACTTTATTAGGTTAACTAAAGAACAGCAAATGGAAGTTATAACAAGATCATTTCACGATTCAATGTAA